A single window of Selenomonas sputigena DNA harbors:
- a CDS encoding ABC transporter permease produces the protein MSLNRINNNNSLAMTLLKGRTLIVLAVLVVFFSLATPNFLTANTMLLLAKHVALYGILAIGMTYVIITGGIDLSVGAVVGLAGMIAGGMIQNGVTLQTFGVTLYFDVPLVVAITVLAGALIGLLNGTVITRFGVAPFIATLGTMYIARGFAMLHSGGATYSSILGKAALGNTGFDFFGSRIAGVPVGALILAVIAVIAAALLMKTTFGWHIFAIGGNSKAAKLSGVKVNKVTILVYVFSGICAAIVGIITASQLEASHPASGETWEMNAIAAAVLGGTSMMGGVGTIGGTIIGAFVIGVISDGMVMCGVSEFWQMIIKGLVIILAVIIDQFQRNMEAKMALQARNESKEA, from the coding sequence ATGAGCCTCAATCGTATCAATAACAACAACTCCTTGGCGATGACGCTTCTCAAGGGGCGCACGCTCATCGTGCTCGCCGTGCTCGTCGTCTTCTTCAGCCTTGCGACGCCGAACTTCCTCACGGCGAACACCATGCTGCTGCTCGCCAAGCACGTCGCACTCTACGGCATCCTTGCCATCGGCATGACCTACGTCATCATCACGGGCGGCATCGACCTCTCCGTTGGTGCTGTCGTGGGTCTCGCGGGCATGATCGCGGGCGGCATGATCCAGAACGGCGTCACGCTTCAGACCTTTGGAGTCACGCTCTATTTCGATGTGCCGCTCGTCGTCGCCATCACAGTTCTCGCGGGTGCGCTCATCGGCCTGCTGAACGGCACGGTCATCACACGCTTCGGCGTCGCCCCCTTCATCGCCACGCTCGGCACGATGTATATCGCGCGCGGCTTCGCCATGCTCCACTCGGGCGGTGCGACGTATTCGAGCATCCTTGGCAAGGCAGCGCTCGGCAACACGGGCTTCGACTTCTTTGGCAGCCGCATCGCGGGTGTGCCCGTCGGTGCGTTGATCCTTGCCGTCATCGCCGTCATTGCTGCCGCGCTCCTCATGAAGACGACGTTTGGCTGGCATATCTTCGCCATCGGCGGCAACAGCAAGGCGGCGAAACTCTCGGGCGTCAAGGTCAATAAGGTGACGATCCTTGTCTACGTATTCTCCGGTATCTGCGCCGCCATCGTCGGCATCATCACGGCCTCGCAGCTTGAAGCCTCGCATCCGGCCTCCGGCGAGACGTGGGAGATGAACGCCATCGCCGCCGCCGTTCTCGGCGGCACGAGCATGATGGGCGGCGTCGGCACGATCGGCGGCACGATCATCGGCGCATTCGTCATCGGTGTCATCTCCGACGGCATGGTCATGTGCGGCGTTTCCGAGTTTTGGCAGATGATCATCAAGGGACTCGTCATCATCCTCGCTGTCATCATCGACCAGTTCCAGCGCAACATGGAAGCGAAGATGGCACTGCAGGCGAGAAACGAGTCGAAGGAAGCATAA
- a CDS encoding LacI family DNA-binding transcriptional regulator, whose translation MKGSGKKISIKELSELSGFSPATVSNALNKKRGVNPATAEQIVRLAQERGYITEEKVKSIRVVTYRDSGEVFSDSPFFSVLLESVENESRKCGYETSIINLYRRHADYEERVKAVLNDTTSGVLLIGTELTDETARPFHEAVLPLVLLDAWMPHLAFNAVLMDNEGGAMAAVEHLIEHGHKRIGYLSGGLRIQNFQARERGFRRAMEAHGLAVDEHFFLEVPPSIQGSHERLLQILAEKCEMPTAFFADNDMIALGAMQAFQTHGWRLPEDISIVGFDDISFGEVFSPGLTTVRVHKKELGRLAVRRLIELIKRPRAVKTRIEIVNDLVVRGSVAAPRER comes from the coding sequence ATGAAGGGCAGCGGAAAGAAGATCAGCATCAAGGAACTCAGCGAGCTTTCGGGTTTTTCTCCCGCTACCGTATCGAACGCCCTGAACAAGAAGCGCGGCGTCAATCCTGCGACAGCCGAGCAGATCGTGCGCCTCGCGCAGGAAAGAGGTTATATCACCGAAGAAAAGGTCAAGAGCATCCGCGTCGTGACATACCGTGACAGCGGCGAAGTCTTCTCCGATTCGCCATTCTTTTCTGTCCTTCTGGAGAGCGTCGAGAATGAGAGCCGCAAGTGCGGTTACGAGACGTCCATCATCAACCTCTATCGCCGTCATGCTGACTATGAAGAACGTGTCAAGGCTGTCCTCAACGATACGACCTCGGGCGTACTGCTCATCGGCACCGAGCTGACAGACGAGACGGCACGTCCCTTTCACGAGGCGGTGCTGCCCCTCGTGCTGCTCGACGCATGGATGCCGCATCTCGCCTTCAATGCCGTGCTCATGGATAATGAAGGGGGTGCGATGGCGGCGGTCGAGCACCTCATCGAGCATGGTCACAAGCGCATCGGCTACCTTTCGGGCGGCCTGCGCATCCAGAATTTCCAAGCGCGCGAGCGTGGCTTCCGCCGCGCGATGGAGGCGCATGGACTTGCCGTCGATGAGCACTTCTTCCTAGAAGTGCCGCCCTCGATTCAAGGCTCGCACGAGCGCCTGTTGCAGATTCTCGCTGAAAAGTGCGAGATGCCCACGGCGTTCTTTGCTGACAACGACATGATCGCCCTCGGCGCCATGCAGGCATTTCAGACGCATGGCTGGCGTCTGCCCGAGGACATCTCCATCGTCGGCTTCGACGACATCAGTTTCGGCGAAGTCTTTTCGCCAGGCCTCACAACCGTGCGCGTGCACAAGAAAGAGCTCGGTCGTCTCGCTGTCCGAAGGCTCATCGAACTGATCAAGAGGCCGCGCGCCGTAAAGACGCGCATCGAGATCGTCAACGACCTCGTCGTGCGGGGCAGCGTCGCCGCGCCACGAGAGAGGTAG